The Caulobacter sp. FWC26 genome contains a region encoding:
- a CDS encoding TonB-dependent receptor produces the protein MTIVSSRRRARALLGASALSTLLGAGLMALPSIAAAQQADQNAIEEVIVTATKRDATIQDIPFSINAQTEKDIQRSGAVTLEDLSRNVAGLTIQNLGPGQSQVSVRGVSAGQVVRDQPGVKEQVGVYLDESVISLSLFTPDIDLFDLNRVETLRGPQGTLFGSGSVGGTIRYITNQPKLDVSEGTFEANANLVGGNAFGGHVKGAVNIPISDKIAMRAVGYLTQYGGFIDALKEGGKVDKNVNDGTRRGGRLSFYIEPNEQVNFTPRIVYQEIRAGGFNRQETFNLFANNNTTTRPKIQLGEREQYLLLDESFADNTLLADMTANFKFNAATLTSVTSFISRDITVSRDASALTGSVSVDLGFPAAAVLLPSNLRDTTDLEQFTQELRLASTGDGPLQWVIGGFYSKVDRVYNQRLPTPGYDVATDAKLGAGTSAAVANGFGKDSPYNAYLPYDIKQKAVFGELTYTTGKLTATAGGRYYDFSETRQFKSGGLFANGDNRTDKTSSDGFTPRFLLSYEASDTVTFNAQASKGFRLGGVNDPLNLPLCSAQDKAIFGGYQSYDDETLWNYEGGVKSRFGRVTLNAAAFYTDIKNLQTTLDAGSCSSRVVFNVPKAHTKGVEAELTARLANGLDIGLSGSLLEAEFDSTVKDGTGAVIGGIRDGNRLPSVPKFQVSFDVTYSKEVRPGVNGYLKASLQHVGNRFTQASDQENNPRSFVSGLAFGGATGTVPTVVNLQLPSYEIVNLSAGLEMPDGVDMTFYVNNLFDENALLSFDRERGGRARLGYAVGQPRTMGVTVRKSF, from the coding sequence ATGACCATCGTGTCGTCGCGCCGTCGTGCGCGCGCGCTGCTGGGCGCCAGCGCGCTTTCTACGCTTCTGGGCGCGGGCCTTATGGCGCTGCCGTCGATCGCCGCCGCGCAGCAGGCCGATCAGAACGCCATCGAGGAAGTGATCGTCACCGCGACCAAGCGCGATGCGACGATCCAGGACATCCCCTTCTCGATCAACGCCCAGACCGAGAAGGACATCCAGCGTTCGGGCGCGGTGACGCTGGAAGACCTGTCGCGCAACGTGGCCGGCCTGACGATCCAGAACCTTGGCCCGGGGCAGAGCCAGGTTTCGGTGCGCGGCGTGTCGGCCGGCCAGGTCGTCCGCGACCAGCCGGGCGTCAAGGAGCAGGTCGGCGTCTATCTCGACGAGTCGGTGATTTCGCTGTCGCTGTTCACGCCCGATATCGACCTGTTCGACCTGAACCGCGTCGAAACCCTGCGCGGCCCGCAGGGCACGCTGTTCGGCTCGGGCTCGGTGGGCGGCACGATCCGCTACATCACCAACCAGCCCAAGCTGGATGTCTCGGAGGGTACCTTCGAGGCTAACGCCAACCTGGTTGGCGGCAACGCGTTCGGCGGCCATGTGAAGGGCGCGGTGAACATCCCGATCTCCGACAAGATCGCCATGCGCGCCGTCGGTTACCTGACCCAGTACGGCGGCTTCATCGACGCCCTCAAGGAGGGCGGCAAGGTCGACAAGAACGTCAATGACGGCACCCGTCGCGGCGGCCGCCTGTCGTTCTACATCGAGCCGAACGAGCAGGTGAACTTCACGCCGCGTATCGTCTATCAGGAGATCCGCGCCGGCGGCTTCAACCGCCAGGAAACCTTCAACCTATTCGCCAACAACAACACCACCACCCGGCCGAAGATCCAGCTGGGCGAGCGCGAGCAGTACCTGCTGCTGGACGAGAGCTTCGCCGACAACACGCTGCTGGCGGACATGACCGCCAACTTCAAGTTCAACGCCGCCACCCTGACCAGCGTCACCAGCTTCATCAGCCGGGACATCACCGTCAGCCGCGACGCCAGCGCCCTGACGGGCAGCGTCTCGGTGGATCTGGGCTTCCCCGCCGCCGCCGTGCTGCTGCCCTCCAACCTGCGCGACACCACCGATCTGGAGCAGTTCACCCAGGAGCTTCGCCTGGCCTCGACCGGCGACGGCCCCCTGCAGTGGGTGATCGGCGGCTTCTATTCGAAGGTCGACCGCGTCTACAACCAGCGTCTGCCGACGCCGGGCTATGACGTCGCGACCGACGCCAAGCTGGGCGCGGGCACCTCGGCCGCCGTCGCCAACGGCTTTGGCAAGGACTCGCCCTACAACGCCTACCTGCCCTACGACATCAAGCAGAAGGCCGTGTTCGGCGAGTTGACCTACACGACCGGCAAGCTGACCGCGACGGCGGGCGGCCGCTATTACGACTTCAGTGAAACGCGGCAGTTCAAGTCCGGCGGCCTGTTCGCCAACGGCGACAACCGCACCGACAAGACCTCGTCCGATGGCTTCACGCCGCGCTTCCTGCTCAGCTACGAGGCCAGCGACACGGTTACCTTCAACGCTCAGGCCTCGAAGGGTTTCCGCCTGGGTGGGGTGAACGACCCGCTGAACCTGCCGCTGTGCTCGGCGCAGGACAAAGCGATCTTCGGCGGCTACCAGAGCTATGACGACGAGACGCTGTGGAACTACGAAGGCGGCGTGAAGTCGCGGTTCGGGCGCGTCACCCTGAACGCGGCGGCCTTCTACACCGACATCAAGAACCTGCAGACCACCCTGGACGCCGGCTCGTGCTCGTCGCGCGTGGTGTTCAACGTGCCCAAGGCCCACACCAAGGGCGTCGAGGCCGAGCTGACCGCGCGTTTGGCCAACGGTCTCGACATCGGCCTGTCGGGCAGCCTGCTGGAAGCTGAGTTCGACTCCACCGTGAAGGATGGCACGGGCGCGGTGATCGGCGGCATCCGCGACGGCAACCGTCTGCCGTCGGTGCCGAAGTTCCAGGTGTCGTTCGATGTCACCTACAGCAAGGAAGTCCGGCCGGGCGTCAACGGCTACCTGAAGGCTTCGCTGCAGCACGTCGGCAACCGCTTCACCCAGGCCAGTGACCAAGAGAACAACCCGCGCTCGTTCGTCTCGGGTCTCGCCTTCGGCGGCGCCACAGGCACGGTCCCGACGGTCGTCAATCTCCAGCTGCCCAGCTACGAGATCGTCAATCTTAGCGCCGGCCTGGAGATGCCGGACGGCGTCGACATGACGTTCTACGTCAACAACCTGTTCGACGAGAACGCGCTGCTGTCGTTCGACCGCGAACGCGGCGGGCGCGCCCGCCTCGGCTACGCCGTGGGGCAACCGCGCACCATGGGCGTGACGGTCCGCAAGTCGTTCTAG